Proteins encoded together in one Synechococcus sp. BL107 window:
- a CDS encoding ABC transporter ATP-binding protein, which translates to MAGQQSRMELNHRVPLLERVSGPVEIRGLWHRYKESSNDWTLRGINLELKAGELVGLLGPSGCGKTTLLRLIAGFERPEQGSIHLQHRIVAGGQHWLPPERRGVGMVFQDYALFPHLTAWQNACFGLRPGQDNSRAIWLLDLLGLQGLAQRYPHQLSGGQRQRLALARALAPAPQVVLLDEPFSNLDVEVRLLLRSELASVLQVCGASGLLVTHDPGEALAICDRVAVMRDGVLHQCATPRDLVDAPATPFVGRFVLQGNLIPVWPEADNRLHCCLGSLPVPTQLSLKSWPEDASLLVDPAAIALEPEPEAEACVMGREFQGHAWQLRVQAADQQLRVTQPLEHDYNRGTRCRLGFRKGATAMLFPQRISLNATDPYGS; encoded by the coding sequence ATGGCGGGACAGCAGAGCAGAATGGAGTTAAATCATCGCGTTCCACTGTTGGAAAGGGTCTCAGGACCGGTTGAAATTCGGGGCCTTTGGCATCGCTACAAGGAGTCGTCAAACGACTGGACCCTTCGTGGCATCAACCTCGAACTCAAAGCAGGAGAGCTTGTGGGTTTGCTCGGACCCTCCGGTTGTGGAAAGACAACTCTGTTGCGCTTGATCGCTGGTTTTGAGCGGCCTGAGCAGGGATCGATCCATCTTCAACACCGCATCGTGGCCGGAGGCCAGCACTGGCTTCCACCTGAGCGTCGCGGCGTTGGCATGGTGTTCCAGGACTATGCCTTGTTCCCTCACCTCACGGCATGGCAGAACGCTTGCTTTGGTCTTCGTCCAGGTCAAGACAACAGTCGTGCCATTTGGTTGCTCGATTTGCTGGGTCTTCAGGGCCTTGCGCAGCGCTATCCCCATCAACTGTCGGGGGGACAGCGTCAACGTCTGGCGTTAGCCCGTGCTTTGGCTCCAGCTCCTCAGGTAGTGCTTTTGGATGAGCCTTTTTCCAACCTCGATGTGGAGGTGCGCCTTCTTCTTCGCAGTGAATTGGCTTCGGTGTTGCAGGTTTGTGGGGCCAGTGGACTGCTGGTGACCCATGACCCTGGCGAGGCTCTAGCGATCTGTGATCGTGTTGCTGTGATGCGGGATGGAGTGTTGCACCAATGCGCCACTCCAAGGGACTTAGTCGATGCCCCTGCCACTCCCTTCGTAGGGCGTTTTGTTCTTCAGGGGAATCTGATTCCTGTTTGGCCAGAGGCAGACAACCGCTTGCACTGTTGCCTAGGCAGCCTTCCTGTGCCCACGCAGCTTTCGTTGAAGTCTTGGCCCGAAGACGCAAGTCTTTTGGTGGATCCAGCTGCGATCGCCTTGGAACCTGAGCCCGAGGCTGAAGCCTGTGTGATGGGACGTGAATTCCAAGGCCACGCATGGCAACTCCGGGTTCAGGCAGCTGATCAACAGCTCCGTGTCACCCAGCCCTTGGAGCACGACTACAACCGAGGCACACGCTGTCGTCTTGGGTTCAGAAAGGGCGCCACGGCCATGTTGTTTCCCCAACGCATCAGCTTGAACGCCACTGATCCTTATGGCTCCTGA
- a CDS encoding RidA family protein, protein MPNQAITTTAAPAPVGPYNQAVLAGGWLYCSGQIPLDPTTGAMVGAGDVAAETYQVLKNLKAVLSEAGASAEQVVRTTVFLADLADFATVNAIYAEMFGSGVSPARACVQVAALPKGARVEIDCVAWLG, encoded by the coding sequence ATGCCGAATCAAGCCATCACCACCACAGCTGCACCTGCACCCGTTGGTCCCTACAACCAAGCTGTCCTGGCTGGGGGATGGTTGTACTGCTCAGGCCAGATCCCTCTCGACCCAACCACAGGAGCCATGGTTGGAGCTGGCGATGTTGCGGCGGAGACCTATCAGGTTTTGAAAAATTTAAAGGCGGTCTTAAGCGAAGCCGGAGCATCTGCAGAACAGGTGGTGCGAACGACCGTTTTCCTGGCTGACTTAGCGGATTTCGCAACGGTCAACGCCATTTATGCAGAGATGTTTGGTAGTGGAGTTAGCCCAGCCCGCGCTTGCGTTCAAGTAGCCGCACTCCCGAAAGGTGCAAGGGTCGAGATCGATTGCGTTGCATGGTTGGGATGA
- a CDS encoding DUF3136 domain-containing protein — protein MPQAKLTIGELEAGYPMYCKALRRLLQQGKSAKEIERTVCWGHLETLNRCLPTRYKSPSYLLALIRRDIEKPESSR, from the coding sequence ATGCCTCAGGCAAAACTCACCATCGGCGAACTTGAAGCGGGCTATCCCATGTATTGCAAGGCACTGAGGCGCCTACTACAACAGGGAAAATCTGCCAAAGAGATTGAACGCACAGTGTGCTGGGGGCATCTCGAAACCCTGAATCGATGCCTTCCGACCCGTTACAAATCCCCCTCATACCTTCTGGCATTGATCCGGCGCGACATTGAAAAGCCTGAGTCGTCCCGTTAA